The sequence below is a genomic window from Leptospira dzoumogneensis.
TAATACTGAATTCGGGAAAGTGTCTAAATAGAAAATATTGGAGCCAAGAATCCCAGCCGGTATATCCGATGAACTTGGAATTCGGTATCCATTTTAAGATCGCTTTCGCAACTGAATCGATCGCATGTATTCTATTCAATGCGGAACCCATTTCTATTTCCTTACTCAATTCAGGTTTGTCGGTATTCTCCTTTTCCAAACCGGGAGTGTCTGTTGTAGGAGGAAGGAATAATTTTACCTTCACTCCATGAAGCATCATCTCTTGGCGAAAACCTTGCGCAAAACCTACGATCGCAAACTTACTCGCCGAATAAGCTCCGTAACCGTAGATGGAAAAGAACGCAAGGGTAGAGGCTAAAAATACGATCTCACCGCTTTTTTGATTGGAAAAATGATCACTAAATGCGAGTGCACTATTCACATGGCCGAAAAAATTCACATCCATTAGATTTCTATAAACTTCGTCGTCCAAGTCGGAAGCTTCCCCTGCTTTTGCGAAACCGCTGCTGCAAATTAAAAGGTCTAATCCTCCTAACGTCTGGATTGCCTTTTTGGCTTCTTTTTCGATGGCCTTTTTATCTGAAACATCCAAAACAGCGAATCCGAATACTGCTGTTGGAGCTCCTACAGACTTCAATTCCTGGACTGTTTTTTCTAAGTTGGATTTTCCCCTGGCGGAAACGATTACACTTGCTCCTGCCTTCGCCAATTGGATCGCTATTCCTTTGCCTATACCCGCGGAACCGCCCGTTATAAATACTTTTTTACCTTTGTATCTGCTAAATGACATTTTGAAAAATTCTCTTCGATGCGGGCAAGGTTTCCCTTTTTAGGAAACTATTCAATCTAATTCGAAACTTTTTGTATAAAGAATTTGAGAACTTGCTCCAAAATCTTAAATTCCTGGTTTGACCCTAAAACAAATCTTGCCTTTTCGTTCCTATACTACTGAATACGTGAGAATCCAAGGTCTTAAGATGCATGAGATACCGTTACTGGAAAATCTAAGGAAGAAGATCCCAGGTTTGGAAAAAAATTGGGACCGTTATACCTCCATGTTAAAAGAAAAGAAGGTCCCGGCAAAAACCGAACTCATAAAAAGAGGAGCTTATACCAAAAACATATTCATCGTTAAAAAGGGATGTCTGCGGTTAAAATTCGAAGATAAGGGCAGAGATATTACGATCGCATTTTTTCCTGAAAATAGAGCGATCACTTCTATCCATAGTTACAGGGGAACTTATAAGGACAGCCAACTCAGTGTGGAGAGTATAGAACCAACGGACTTATTGATCCTAAACGGGGAAGATGCGGAAATTATTTATAGAGAGAATGAAGGTGTCCGGGATTTTTTATTGGAATATGTGGGTGAAAGGTTTGATACTTATCTGAATTTATTTTTGTCCAGGATCAGAGATAGTCCGGAGCAAAGATATTTGAATCTGATCAAAGAGCAGCCGGATATTGCAGCACGTATTCCTCAGCATTATATCGCTTCTTTTTTAGGAATTACTCCTGTGTCCTTGAGTAGGATCCGAAATAGGATCTGGAAGGAACAAAAATAGGCTTTTTATGGAATTTATTATAAAGGAGAAGTATCCAAAACTTCTTCTAGTCTAAAACCGGAAAGTATACGGTAAATTTTGTGCCTGAGCCAAGTTCGCTCTCTACCTTGATCTTTCCTTTATGATTTTCTAAAATACCATAAACGATCGAAAGTCCTAAACCGGTTCCTTTTCCAGGCTCTTTCGTAGTGAAAAATGGATCGAATATTTTACGGATCGTCTTTCTGTCTATTCCTGTCCCGCTGTCTAAAATTTCTATCACAGCGGTCTTTTGGTTTTTTTCGGGAGAAATAAATTCTCCTTCTTCCATTTTCAATTTAATGGAAAGTAACCCGCCGTTTTGCATCGCGTCTTTTGCATTTAAGAATAAGTTCAAAAATACTTGATGGATCTGAGTATGATCCGCTTGGACCAGGATCGGATCTTGAGGAAGATCGGAAATCACTCTAATAGATTTAGGAAAAGTAGAAGAAGCTATATGGGCCGCTTCCGAAACTAGATCATTTAAAATAGAAGGTTTTAGGTCCGATTCGACCTTTCTTGCCAAGGTCAAAAGTTGTTTAATTAAGGAAGATCCTCTTTCCGCGGTCTTTTTGATAATTTCGGAATATTGTAATATCTTTTCAGGATGTCCCGAATTCTTTTCCAAGAGGGCGGTGTAACCTAGAACCACGGTTAGAATATTATTAAAGTCGTGAGCAACTCCTCCTGCAAGAGAACCGATCGACTCCATTCTTTGGGAATGTATAAGTTGTTTTTCTAATTCATGGTGTTTGGTAATGTCTTGGAATTGTGCCGCAAAATAATTCGGATTTCCCTTTTTGTTCCTTATTAAGGTCGCATCCACTTGGACCCAGAGTTGATGCCCGTCTTTATGAAAGTATCTTTTTTTCCTTTTGAAAGTGGATATTAATCCTTTTAAAAATTGATCCCTGGATCTAAGATCTTCTTCCAGATCATCCGGATGAGTAATATAATCAAAACTCATTCCGACTAATTCATTTTCAGAATAACCTAAGATTTGAGAAAGCGCCGGATTAGAACTGATAAACCTTCCTTCCAAAGATATGATCGCAAATCCGTTCGGAGAATGATAGAGTATATTTTTAAATTGTGCCGCTTGGCAGAACCATTCATCCCAGCCCATTTCCTTAGGTAAAAAGTCCTTCTCTAAATAACCGGAGGGCTGGTTTATTTTTGGAGGAATTTCATCGCAGTTTTGCATAACCTTCTCTTCCATGCTATTTAAGACAGAGAGGGGAAAGGCTTTCGTCTTAACTATTGTTAATAAATTATGTATCTATTTTGTACTCCATTCGGTGATAGATCATAGTCTAACTGATTCTAGGTGTTAAAAAAGAAGTTAGAGTTCTCCCCAAAAAAAGAAAGGAGAGGCCGGGATTCCGACCCCTCCTAAGGAAAGGATTGCCTTATAGGGAGGCGGAGACCATGAGATAAAAGAACTTAGAAGTATCGTCGAAAGTGTATCTGTTCTCAGGATTGGAAGCGAATGGATTTGTTCTTTCATTTCCGATCGCTTCTTTAGCTTTCACAAGAGAGATTCCCATCCAGATCGAAACGGATTCGGTGTAATTATGGATCCAAGTAAAATCATACTGATAGAATAATCTTCTTCCTAATCTGGAATTATCATAAGAGAACTTATCATTGGAATAATTTTCAGTGCTCGCTCCGGTATTCGGGACCCCGGAAACCTTATACCATGCATCCTGCAGATTCGCTTTCTGAGTATCGTAGATCGCAAATATGAACATTCCGTATTCCGTTTTGAGATTTGCCCTGATCGAATAGGATTTTATATTCTCAAATCCTGCCATCAGGGATTGGCCATTCATAGTATTCCAATTTGGAAAAGAACCTGCGATCTGAGGAAATAAACTCTGCCAAGTTCCCACTTTCGAATCGGATCTATTCGGATCTCCGGAAGCATATGTATAACCTAAACCTAAGCGGATCCAATCGTTGATCTTGATCCCGGTATCCAAAGAGAGAAGTTTTGTGTCATACTGAACCTTCTCCGTATAAATATTTTTACCGTTAGCCGCTTTTTGGTCTAAAATATCCCAATCGGCTTTCACTCTGTCTCCTGTCATTCCGGACTGCCATGCGGATTCTATTGTCCAGTCCCAGATCTTTCCGGCAGGCAAAAGGTTATTATTCGTTCTATTGGTGAACCTGAAACCTGTGGTCAATAGATCGTCTCTTTGTTTCAAACGATTATCGAAGTCCGTAGGATTTGCGTTAGGGATCCATTTTTTAGAAACTTCGAACACATATAGATCCAGGTGGGCTTCTTCTCCGAATTTGACCGTATTATAGGCCCCGAAAAAGTATGCCTGGTCGATGGAACCTTTGGATCTTCCGTTACTTGTGGTTAAACCGTAAGGAGCATCATATTGATTGGACAATATCGTTCCGAATACGTGTGATCTAAACCATTGGGAGTCATGAACGAACCTAACTCCATCGAATGCAAAACCCGTATGAAGCCAATTTAACGGACCCACAATTTTCAGATCCCCAAAAGCGAATACCTGTCTGCCCACAAAAACGGAAACGGGAAGTTTATCAGTTTTTTTGAATACTATATAAGCTTCTCTAATATCGGTATTATTCCTGATATTCGTATTTGTAGAAGTAGCCGGAGTCAAAGTGGTTCCGGCGCCTGTGCTAAGCCCGTAAGTCCAGTTGCCGGCGTTCTGAGGAGTTTGGCTTCCTCCCCAAAGTCTGCTATCCTGCATAGTAACTTTGATCGCATAATAGGGAGAAGGATCGAATAAGAACCAGAGTTGAGTGTTCTGTCCTACAAAAGAACTGTAATCATCCGTCTTCTTATTGAAATCAGGATTCTCTCTTGCCTCGAATCTTGGTCTAAGAGAAACTCCTAATTTCAAATTATCCAGCCAAAATAGATCCGACTTTTGGGTATCCTTCATTTGTTCCGGAGTAACTAAGAGAGTTCTGAGATGATCTACCGGAATATTTCCCTTCCAAGCAGAATTGTACTTAGGCTCTTGCTTCTTAATTTTTTGATCGGTAACTTCTATCTTATTCGGATCGGAAGAAGAGGGAAGTGGGTTCTGATTTGTTTCCTTTACACTTTTATTCGGGTCTTCTTCCGAATATATTGTAATACTAATAACAATAGTTATTAAGAGAAGTATAGAATTAAGTTTCGATTTCGGGATAATGTTCATCCAGGAGCAACCCGTTGTAAAAGTATCTTTCCAAAACTTTTAGCAATTATTGTGCCAATATTATAAAAATAAATGAATATTGAATAAATTGGCTAATTAGATCAATCTGCCGAAATTTGATTAGAGTATATTCTTTTCTATTCGAATTAAAAATATGCGTAATGTATAATTTAAGTACGTTTTCTAGGAAAATTCTATTTGTAGTATCTTCGACAGTTCTAATATAAACTCAAATTGGTATCCGAAATTACTATTTCAGGAAATATTCTATGATTGGCACAAGATTTGCTAATTAAGAGATGATGTCTATACTCAGTTTTTTACGGAAATTGAATCCGTAATGTTCTATCAATTCCAGTTCGAGTTCATTATTGAAACGAATTATGCTCTTGGCGGTTTCTTCCAATGAAAGGATTAGGGGACCTTTTCTTCCCTCTTGGACTTCTTTTTGGAGATTCCAAAAGTATTTACTGTTTTGGAGAGACTTCTTCTTATCCGTTTGTTTACTTTCGGAAACTCTTTTGTAGATCGAAACAAGTTCACTCGGAGTTTTTACGTTTATATCCACTTTTTTTAATTCGTAAGAGAAGTCGGGATCGTGCCCATTTTCGGAAGACTGTTTTGTTTTTGAGATCACGGAAGGGAGAAGTTTAGAAATGTCTTCATAGATCGGAAATGCGGCAAAAATCCAATTCACAAGATTTAAACAGGAAAGTTTTGCAGGAGATCTTTTGTATTCCGCCCAGACTTCTTCTAAAAAATCCGCTTGGGAATAGAAAAAAAACAAAATTTCATGTTCGTTCTTCTCTTTCATTTTTTGGGTTCGAGCCTGGGGGACTCGTCGTATCCAAGGGACACTTTTTCTTTATATGCAGGATAAATGCCAGATCTTAAAAAGAAAGGCAATTCGTTTCTAATTGCTCTGAATCCTGATTCCAGTGTATCTTCCGCACGTATTGACCGGAAAGAGACAGTGGATCTTGGCTGTAAGAGTTTTGTCGAAGATACTACATTGCAGAAATTCTATACAAACTGCCTCAGAACTGTGGGGAAGAGAGCCTGGCTTCCCTGATAACAGATTCCAGAAGTCACTATTTGGCCCGTTTCCTAAATAATCCAAGATCTGGCGTGATAATTGCATGATTGTAGATATGCAAAACCCGGAAACCTTTCAAACCACCTGTCCGTACTGCGGGGTGGGTTGCGGCCTGAAGGTGGAAAAGTCCGGGCCGCTGGATATATCCGTGAGCGGAGATCCGGATCATCCTACAAACAGAGGGATACTTTGTTCCAAGGGGATGAATTTGCATTATTCCGTCATGGATAGAACGGACAGACTTTTATTCCCTATGATGAGGGAAGATCGTTTTGCTCCTTTAAAAAGAACGAGTTGGGACAAGGCCCTCGACTTTGCCGCGGAAAAATTCAAAAGTTTTATCCAAGAATTCGGACCTGACTCGGTCGGTTTTTACGTTTCGGGACAACTTTTAACGGAAGAATATTATATTATAAATAAGTTAACTAAGGGTTTTTTAGGAACAAATAATATAGATACGAACTCCAGGCTTTGTATGAGTTCTGCGGTCACAGGATATAAGATGGCATTCGGAGAGGATGCAGTTCCTGTAGGTTACGAGGACTTGGATCTCGCGGATTGTTTTATGGTAGCAGGAGCGAATCCTGCATGGTGCCATCCGATCGTATTCAGAAGAATTGAGGCTCGAAAAAAAGAAAATCCGAATATCAAATTGATCGTTGTAGATCCTCGCAGGACCGAATCCTGCGAACATGCGGATATTCATCTACAAATAGCCCCGGGGACGGACATTTATTTATTTCATGCAATTGCAAGAATTCTAATAGAGAAGGATTGGATAGATCCTAAGTTCATCCAAGATCATACGGAAGGATTCGAAGAATTAAAAGCCAAGGTCTTTGAGATTTCCGTTTCTAAAGCCGCAGAGATCTGCGGAATTTCTTCCGAACTCATTTATAAAACAGCGGAATATATCTCTAAGTCAAAAGGTTTTATTAGCCTATGGGCAATGGGTTTGAACCAAAGTGTGGTGGGAGTAAATAAAAATTTAGCTCTTATCAATCTTTCTCTTCTTACGGGTCATATCGGAAAACCCGGCTCAGGACCATTTTCTTTAACCGGACAATCGAATGCAATGGGTGGGAGAGAAGTCGGCGGACTTTGTAATCTTCTTCCTGCACATCGAGATCTGGAAAATCCGGAACATAGGAAGGAGGTCGCAAAATTTTGGGGAGTCGATTCTATATCCGAGACTCCAGGTTATAGTGCGACTGAAATTTTTGAAAAGCTCGCTTCCGGAAGAATGAAAGCGATATGGATCGTCTGTACAAATCCTGCCGTAAGTCTTCCCGATGTGAGGTCCGCTGAGTCGGGTCTTCGTTTGGCTGAGTTTGTAGTTGTCCAGGATATTTCCGCAGACTCAAGCGTAATACCTTTTGCGGATCTTGTTTTGCCTGCTGCAGGCTGGGCGGAGAAGAAAGGTACGATGACAAGCTCCGACCGTAGTATTTCGGTTCTTCCTAAAATTTTAGAACCTCCCGGAGAGGCAAGGGCGGATTCTTGGATCGTACAAGATTTTGCAAAACGAATGGGATTCGGTCCTTCTTTCCAATACTCGGATGAAGAAGAGATCTTTCTGGAGCATTGTAGATTAACGGAAGGAACTAGGATAGATATATTAGGTTTAGATTATGAAGAAATCCGTAAACATAGGGCTGTAAGATGGCCCTATCCTCAAAAAGGACATTCAGATAATATAAGATTATTCGGTGATGGTAAATTTTATAGGAAGAACGAGAAGGCTAAGATCCATTCCGTAAAGTCGGAAGACGATTCCGAAAAACCGGACGAGGATTTTCCCTTGGTGCTTACCACAGGAAGGATCAGGGATCAGTGGCATACGATGACTCGGACAGGTAAGGTCAAAAAATTAAGAGAACATAGACCTGAACCTTTTTTGGAGATCCATCCGGATGATGCTTATAAATATGATATCAAAGACGGAATGGTTGTAACCATTTCGAGTAAGAGAGGATCCGTTCGTGCAAAGGCGCTTCTTACCGAATCCATTAAACGGGGTGTCGTGTTTTTACCGATGCATTGGGGGAGAAAGAACGGAACGGATATATTCAGATCTAATAATCTGACAAGTTCCGCTTCCGATCCGTTCTCAAAACAACCGGGTTTTAAAATTTCTGTAGTTCGTATCGTTCCGTATAAAAAACCGAAAGAAAAAATACTCATCGTTGGCGGCGGGACTGCAGCTTACGCATTCTTGAAACAGTATAGAGATCTCGCTCCAGGAGATGATATTACAGTCATGTGCAGAGAGGCAGATCCGTTTTATAATCGAGTACTTCTTCCCGATTATATCGGAGGGGAGAAGGAATTTGACGATCTGATGCCTGCCGATCCTGAGGAAGTCAAGTCCTGGAATTTGGATCTGTTCCCGAATAAATCGGTTCAGATGATCTATACGGAAGGGAAGAAGGTCCGAGATACCGAAGGAACATTATATTCTTATAATAAACTTGTGCTCGCAATGGGAAGTTCTCCCGTTTGGCCCACTAAGATCCCTCCTGAAATGCTGGGAGTATTTAGTTTAAGAAGTAAAGCGGATGCGGATCGTATCAAAGGTTTTTTTGTCCCGAAATCTCATGCGTTGATCGTTGGCGGAGGACTTTTGGGACTGGAACTTGCCGTCGCTTTAAAAGGTGTAGGAGTACAGGTGACTGTTCTTGTTCGATCGGATCGTTTGATGTCCCAAAAACTAGATTCAGTCGGAGCGGATATCCTAAAAGAAGAGATCCTTTCAAGAGGAATAGAATTAATATTTGAATGCGAGATCTCTAAAATAGAAGGAACTGAAAGGATTTCTAAAGTCCAGCTTACGAACGGGAACTTTATAGAACCTGACGGGATCATCTTTGCGATCGGGACCAAGCCGAATTTTGAGATCGCAGTAAAAGGTGGATTGGATTGTAATAACGGAGTAGTGGTGGATTCTTTTTTAAGATCCAGTGATCCGGATGTGTATTGTATAGGAGAGATCGCAGAACATAAGACCGGAACTTATGGAAATATTTCCGCAGTGGACGATCAGGCAAAGATCGCAGCTCAGCATCTATTCGGTTACGCATTTAACGAATATACAGGTTCATTGCATGCTCATATTTTAAAAATTCCAGGTTTGGAATTGGCGACGATCCGTCTTCCTGATGTTCCGATGGAAATCCCTAAGGACAAAATGGGAGAATTCGAAGAGATCATATTCTTAGATCGTAAAAAACGTTTTTATAAAAAATGTATCATACGGAACGACAGATTAGTAGCTGCGATATTGATCGGAGACAAATCTTCTTTTAGCAGGATGAAAGACTGGGTTTCTTCCGGTATTGAATTGGGAGATCGTAGAAAACATCTGCTGAATGACGGGGAGATAATGAAACCTCTCCAAGGAAAGGTTGTATGTTCCTGCAATGGGGTGGGAGAGGGTAATATAAGAGAAGCCATCCAGGATGGGGAAAGGACCCTGGAGGCTATCGGAAGAAGGACCGGAGCAGGAACAGGATGCGGTAGCTGCCGTTTGGAAGTGACCACCATCCTGAAAAGTATGTTAAAAGAAGCTTAAAGGACTTGGTCTGATTTAAGCTTAGACGCAGCTAACAAAGCCTCCGCTCTTACCTTGTTTCCATTTTTGTAATGTAATTTACTTAAATGTTCCAGGTTCTTGGAATGGGTCGGGTCTCTCATCAAGAGAACTTCTCCGAAATCTATCGCTTTATCGTAATTTCCGAGTCTTGCAAGTGCATACGAAACCCATAAATAAACCGCACTATCATCCGGGTATTTTTCCAGGTATTTTTGGCCTTCCGATCCTACGTAAATATAATCTTTCTCTTCAATTGCATTCCTGAGCGCTTTTCTACGGGTCGATTTTTCGGAAATCGCATCGGAAACTTGCTGGTTTTGAAAAGGATCATCCAAAATATCCGCGACAGAAGTCATTTCTTCCTTATAAGAAATTCTGACGAGGCTTAAGTCGTCTATGATATCTCCTCTGGAATGGATCAGAGCTTCTATCTGTAGTAATTCGGCCTTGGCTTCTTCCACATCTCTTAAGAATGCTCTTTCGTCTTCGTTGATGATCTGATTTCCGTCTTCGTTGATCCCAAGTTGAACATCGTCCCTTCCGTCGGAACCGATCAGAATAACATCATTCGGCTTGAGTTGGAGTGTTTGGACTACGAATACTTCTTCCGGATCTTCTACTCCTACTTTTCTCAACATCCCATTTTCGGATAAGAAGTCTGCTCTTCCGTCTCTATACATCACCACTTGGGGATGTTCAGCGTTTACGAAATACATTAGACCTGATTCTTCGTCCACGATCCCGACTACCATAGAGATCAACATTCTTCCATCAAAGGAAACGAATACACTTTTCAGTTCATGGTAACATCTTCTGAGCCAATGTTCAGGAAAGAGTTCCTGCATTTCTAACGTGTTTTGGGTCCTTGTGACTATGGTCTTAAAAATGGTTCCCATGATAAGAGCTCCACCGGCTCCCTGCATGGATTTACCCATTGCATCCCCATTGAAGAAAACTAATACAGGTCTTCCTTTTAATTTCAGGGAATATACTGCGCATAGATCCCCGCCTAATTCACCCTGCCAATTTCTGAACTGGAATCTTTTCTTTTGCCGGCAGAGAATTTCCGCTCTTACTATTTCACTATGTCCGTAGTTTCCCGCTAATGGCTGCATTAACTGAGAAGTTAAAAAATAATCCCCGTCTTGCTGGTGTTTTAGTTCTTTGATCTCGCTTAAGCTCTTTTGGAGGTCATTTGTTCTTTGTCGGACCTTCTCCTCAAGACTTGCATTTAATTCTTCTACCTCGTTGTGAACACGAACGAAACGATTCGCTAATATGAATGCGATCCCTAATATGAATGCCAGGAACGTAAAAGGCATGATCAGAGCGGAATTGATGAGCCTGTTTGTAACCGCATAATCATGAAGCCCGCCTAGAGCGATGAGTGCTACTCCTCCTAAGAGTAATCTTGCATCGGAATTCCCTTTCCAGGCGGATCTTCCCGTAATAAAGGAGATATAAGGAAGAACGAAAACTACCGTGAGTCCCGCAATGATCGTAAGTAATAAATCCCGAATATACTGATTTACGAATATATCTAAAAGTCCTACAAATCCGTAAAGAGCGGCGGAATATACAGCAAATTTAGGATGTTTTCCCTGGAAGAACCTTGCAATGAATAATAGAAGGCTTCCTATGAACATCATCAGAGAGACTTGGTCCACTTTAGACTGTAATTGTCTATGGGAACCGAAAAGAATCTCCGCAGTGGAATTATTCGTGAGATGGAATATGGAGAAGAAGATCGCAAATAATCCGAAATATAAATTGAATATATCGCTCGGTCTTCTGACTGCCAAAAGTAGATGATAAAGTCCAACGCTGATATAGACTGCGGCAAGTAAGAATGCCACGCTCAACTCTAATCCGAATTTTTTAAAAATGGATTCAGAAAGTCCTAAAGAAACTTTAGGTCCGCTCCAATGGAATGGTTTTCCCGGAATTGTGCAGACCTTTGCATAGATATAATTCTCTCCGCCCGGACGAAATGCGGCAGCAGGGAGTACGGATACGATCCTTCCGTCTTGCCCGGAAAGATAGGGATCTCTTCTTCCTGTTTTTCCGATCAAACCTAATTTAGAAGTTTCGTTTAGATAAAATTCCGCAAAGTCGGAACTATGACCCGAGTCGATCGCAACGGAGGTCTGCTGGTTCATCCACGCACGGACCTTCTCCGGTAGCGCATGACGTATGGAAATACATCCGTCAAAATTCTGATAAACATCATCCGAACTAAAATCAAACGGAACTGTGATCTTAGTTCCTTTTTTGAAATCGGGATTGGTATTATTGTCGGAGATAAATTCCCATTCTCCATTCAAGGAGAGAATAGAATCTTCCGCGATCCAAGAGGCTCTCTCACAATTACCAAGGAAAAAAACTAGGCAGAATATAAGAAGTTTTTGTGAGACAAATCTGTGTAAATTAGATGGAATGAGAAATTTCAGTTTGGTCATTACGATTCTTGTAAAAAGTCTGCTGCAGGGTATAATACCCCGATTTATTGGCAAGAGCTAAATCCTAAGACGTAGCATGATTGTAATTTTCGACCCGGAAAGGTCGGAAAATTATTGAAAACGGAAAATAACTTATAGTCCGTTCCCAAAACTTAAGTCATCGGGACAGCGCCGACAGGCTCTTAACGTGTGAATCTTTCTGTGAGTAATTCCACTCTTTTACGCAATAATTTCGTTTTGGGAAGGTCTGCGGAAAGTCCCTCTAAAGCCAGGAAGAACACTTTTGCGCTTTCTTTGTCCCCTAATATCTGTTCCGCGAATTTGATAATTTGGCGTTCGTATTTTTGAGTGCTCTTTGGAGATAATTTAGAACAGGTTTCATAAAACTCCGAGGTCTTAGGCTTTCCTTCTATTTTCGCCCAA
It includes:
- a CDS encoding SpoIIE family protein phosphatase, translated to MTKLKFLIPSNLHRFVSQKLLIFCLVFFLGNCERASWIAEDSILSLNGEWEFISDNNTNPDFKKGTKITVPFDFSSDDVYQNFDGCISIRHALPEKVRAWMNQQTSVAIDSGHSSDFAEFYLNETSKLGLIGKTGRRDPYLSGQDGRIVSVLPAAAFRPGGENYIYAKVCTIPGKPFHWSGPKVSLGLSESIFKKFGLELSVAFLLAAVYISVGLYHLLLAVRRPSDIFNLYFGLFAIFFSIFHLTNNSTAEILFGSHRQLQSKVDQVSLMMFIGSLLLFIARFFQGKHPKFAVYSAALYGFVGLLDIFVNQYIRDLLLTIIAGLTVVFVLPYISFITGRSAWKGNSDARLLLGGVALIALGGLHDYAVTNRLINSALIMPFTFLAFILGIAFILANRFVRVHNEVEELNASLEEKVRQRTNDLQKSLSEIKELKHQQDGDYFLTSQLMQPLAGNYGHSEIVRAEILCRQKKRFQFRNWQGELGGDLCAVYSLKLKGRPVLVFFNGDAMGKSMQGAGGALIMGTIFKTIVTRTQNTLEMQELFPEHWLRRCYHELKSVFVSFDGRMLISMVVGIVDEESGLMYFVNAEHPQVVMYRDGRADFLSENGMLRKVGVEDPEEVFVVQTLQLKPNDVILIGSDGRDDVQLGINEDGNQIINEDERAFLRDVEEAKAELLQIEALIHSRGDIIDDLSLVRISYKEEMTSVADILDDPFQNQQVSDAISEKSTRRKALRNAIEEKDYIYVGSEGQKYLEKYPDDSAVYLWVSYALARLGNYDKAIDFGEVLLMRDPTHSKNLEHLSKLHYKNGNKVRAEALLAASKLKSDQVL